A single Sphingobium sp. RAC03 DNA region contains:
- the adh gene encoding aldehyde dehydrogenase, with amino-acid sequence MLHQAIEKLNASVALRSKYDNFIGGQWVAPVGGEYFDNPSPITGKKVCSIARSRAEDIELALDAAHAAKDKWGRTSVAERALIMNRIADRMESKLDLLALVETIDNGKPIRETTAADLPLAIDHMRYYAGCIRAQEGALSEIDDDTVAYHFHEPLGVVGQIIPWNFPLLMAIWKLAPAIAAGNCVVLKPAEQTPMSIMVLMDVIGDLLPPGVINVVNGFGIEAGKPLAQNKRIAKIAFTGETTTGRLIMQYATENLIPVTLELGGKSPNIFFADVMAEDDDFLDKAVEGFTMFALNQGEVCTCPSRALIHESIYDRFMEKAIARVQAIRQGSPLDATTMIGAQASNDQLEKILSYIDIGRGEGAKVLTGGGRSALDGELADGFYVQPTILEGHNKMRVFQEEIFGPVVAVTTFKDDADALAIANDTLYGLGSGVWTRDGTRAYRMGRGIKAGRVWTNCYHAYPAHAAFGGYKQSGIGRETHKMMLDHYQQTKNLLVSYSPKALGFF; translated from the coding sequence ATGCTGCACCAAGCCATTGAAAAACTGAATGCCAGTGTCGCTTTGCGTTCGAAATACGACAATTTCATTGGCGGCCAGTGGGTGGCCCCGGTCGGGGGCGAGTATTTCGACAACCCCTCCCCCATTACCGGCAAGAAGGTTTGCTCGATAGCTCGATCAAGAGCCGAGGACATTGAGTTGGCCCTCGATGCTGCGCACGCTGCGAAGGACAAATGGGGACGGACGTCAGTAGCCGAACGGGCCCTCATCATGAACCGGATCGCAGATCGCATGGAGTCGAAGCTCGATCTGCTTGCCCTCGTCGAGACTATCGACAACGGTAAGCCGATCCGTGAAACAACCGCTGCGGACCTGCCTCTCGCAATCGATCATATGCGCTATTATGCAGGCTGCATCCGCGCGCAGGAAGGTGCGCTTTCTGAGATCGACGACGACACTGTTGCCTATCATTTCCACGAACCTCTGGGCGTGGTCGGACAGATCATTCCGTGGAATTTTCCACTTCTGATGGCGATCTGGAAGCTCGCGCCGGCAATCGCTGCAGGCAACTGCGTTGTTCTCAAGCCGGCCGAGCAGACTCCGATGTCGATCATGGTGCTGATGGACGTGATCGGCGATCTGCTTCCCCCCGGCGTGATCAATGTGGTCAACGGTTTCGGTATCGAAGCCGGCAAGCCCTTGGCGCAGAACAAGCGAATCGCAAAAATCGCCTTCACGGGGGAGACAACCACCGGCCGCCTCATCATGCAATATGCCACCGAGAATCTCATTCCGGTAACGCTCGAACTCGGTGGCAAGAGCCCAAACATTTTCTTCGCGGATGTGATGGCGGAAGATGATGATTTTCTCGACAAGGCGGTCGAAGGCTTCACCATGTTCGCCCTCAATCAGGGGGAAGTCTGCACCTGCCCCAGTCGCGCGCTGATCCATGAGTCGATCTATGACCGCTTCATGGAGAAGGCGATCGCACGGGTCCAGGCGATCCGTCAGGGCAGTCCGCTCGACGCGACAACGATGATCGGCGCTCAGGCGTCGAACGACCAGCTTGAGAAGATTTTGTCCTATATCGATATCGGTCGAGGTGAAGGGGCCAAAGTTTTGACCGGCGGTGGGCGCAGCGCCCTTGATGGGGAGCTTGCTGACGGCTTCTACGTCCAGCCAACGATCCTCGAAGGCCACAACAAGATGCGCGTCTTCCAAGAGGAAATTTTCGGTCCGGTCGTGGCTGTGACGACGTTCAAGGACGACGCCGATGCACTCGCGATCGCCAACGACACGCTCTACGGCCTTGGTTCGGGCGTGTGGACGCGGGACGGGACACGCGCTTACCGGATGGGCCGCGGTATCAAGGCTGGTCGCGTCTGGACGAACTGCTATCATGCTTATCCCGCTCATGCGGCATTTGGCGGGTACAAGCAGTCGGGTATCGGTCGCGAAACACACAAGATGATGCTCGACCATTATCAGCAGACCAAAAATCTCCTCGTCAGCTACAGCCCTAAAGCGTTGGGTTTCTTTTGA
- a CDS encoding DUF779 domain-containing protein codes for MVKRLAQKHGPLMFHQSGGCCDGSAPMCYPAGEFRVGGQDVLLGHISDAIPVWMGAAQFEFWRHTQLTIDVVPGRGAGFSLEGPEGVRFIVRSRVFSDEEAAVLDSAPSPLLGSAHPSATE; via the coding sequence ATGGTGAAGCGCCTGGCGCAAAAGCACGGCCCGCTGATGTTCCACCAGTCGGGTGGATGCTGTGACGGCTCCGCGCCTATGTGTTACCCCGCTGGCGAGTTCCGCGTTGGTGGGCAAGATGTTCTCCTTGGACACATATCAGATGCGATTCCGGTGTGGATGGGCGCAGCACAATTTGAGTTCTGGCGGCATACGCAGCTCACAATTGATGTCGTTCCAGGCCGTGGCGCCGGCTTCTCCCTGGAGGGTCCCGAGGGGGTGCGGTTCATTGTGCGCAGTCGGGTATTCAGCGATGAAGAGGCCGCTGTTCTCGATAGCGCACCATCTCCTTTGCTTGGCTCCGCCCATCCCTCCGCGACCGAATGA
- a CDS encoding FIST N-terminal domain-containing protein, whose product MHDVKNRKHLVEGAVRVATARLDDTEQAVRSILGQLEWPDLAGAVMFCSTRYDLAAVSAALRECTQDIPIIGCTSAAELTADGPDRGTLTAIGFPKADFSFTTAFIDGLDHFDGAAAQQEVRTAAAKAIETSRRLGGKLNHAALILMDGLSHRDEIITVTVQDALGSIPMVGGLSGDRIAFKDPFVFHDGAFRSNCAVVGIISTVRPLKVFRAQYYVPRDEKMVITRADVGDRIAFELNAEPAALEYARLAGVSVTELGPEVFAAHPPMVRAGGEYYARSIQCANPDNSLTFYCAIDEGIVMTLGESADIVPSLERLFSGLSDNTSGIDKIIGFDCALNSVEVAQRQLTFGVSRVFSQWGVVGFSSYGEQFGSLHVNQTLTGLAIGK is encoded by the coding sequence GTGCACGACGTGAAAAACCGAAAACACCTTGTCGAAGGCGCTGTTCGAGTCGCCACCGCCCGGCTCGACGATACCGAGCAGGCCGTGCGGTCGATTTTGGGTCAGCTTGAGTGGCCCGATCTGGCCGGTGCGGTGATGTTCTGTTCGACTCGGTACGACTTGGCCGCCGTCTCTGCGGCCCTCCGCGAATGCACCCAAGACATTCCCATCATTGGCTGCACGTCCGCCGCGGAATTGACGGCCGATGGCCCCGACCGAGGCACATTAACGGCAATTGGATTTCCGAAGGCCGATTTCAGTTTCACAACCGCATTTATCGACGGCCTCGACCACTTTGATGGTGCCGCCGCTCAACAAGAAGTCCGGACGGCTGCAGCGAAGGCCATTGAGACCTCGCGTCGCTTGGGAGGGAAGTTGAATCATGCTGCTTTGATTCTGATGGATGGGCTTTCACACCGGGACGAAATCATCACGGTGACAGTCCAGGACGCACTAGGCAGCATTCCCATGGTCGGAGGGCTGTCAGGCGATCGGATTGCCTTTAAGGATCCGTTCGTTTTTCACGACGGCGCATTTCGGAGCAATTGCGCGGTGGTGGGCATCATTTCGACAGTGCGACCGTTAAAAGTCTTTCGAGCCCAATATTATGTGCCGCGGGACGAAAAAATGGTGATCACACGTGCGGATGTCGGTGATCGGATTGCATTCGAACTCAACGCGGAGCCAGCGGCGCTCGAATATGCCCGTCTGGCGGGCGTATCCGTCACGGAACTGGGGCCCGAAGTGTTCGCAGCCCATCCCCCCATGGTGCGGGCGGGCGGGGAATATTATGCACGATCAATCCAATGCGCTAATCCGGATAATAGCCTGACCTTCTACTGTGCTATAGATGAGGGTATCGTGATGACCTTGGGCGAGAGCGCCGATATTGTTCCTTCACTCGAGCGCTTGTTCAGCGGCTTGAGCGACAACACATCGGGCATCGATAAGATCATCGGGTTCGATTGCGCTTTGAACTCCGTAGAGGTTGCACAGCGCCAGCTGACGTTCGGGGTATCGCGGGTGTTTTCGCAATGGGGTGTTGTGGGATTTAGTTCCTATGGCGAACAATTTGGCTCGCTGCATGTCAACCAAACACTCACTGGCCTGGCGATTGGGAAATGA
- a CDS encoding sensor histidine kinase, with protein MTKAIISAAGHRSDSLEYEVDKLRRINAALINRVERATDLQGNAFSLFETAIALETKVRERTNELERILGELAAASASALQAKSVAEDAQQRLRDAIDTINEGFALFDQDDRLALFNQTYLGLWPSIAERIHVGMGFAEIAHMIVEDGTTLGVMIAPDRWVSERSRQHAVAVGGHVHALADGRWIQINERRTSDGGIVCLYTDITEVKAEDARQRAQELAEKSMLLQAALDNIPQAVCVFGPNGDLVAWNGSLRALFELPADVEDSIATHRRFLRFWSTRKAEIGDTDCVRWLREGESECIAQRSWADGRSLEIRRARMPDGGLMITFSDISASRRAAAVLQEANDTLERRVTERTAEMAAVNSKLQREITERLNIEGALREAKGLAEQANLSKTRFLAAASHDLLQPLNAARLFVSALEDRKLAPASRSLVGQTSSALESVEYLLEALMEISKLDAGAVVPELREFPVGDLLRNIKAEFLPVARAEGLELRVSDCGTWVRSDARLLRRVLQNFVSNAIKYTKTGSVSVDWTIRGNVIRLSVTDTGPGIPAEHHAAVFQEFFRLEDGEAHRGMGLGLAIVHRASRMLDHPVHLESKLGVGSTF; from the coding sequence ATGACAAAAGCGATTATAAGCGCAGCCGGGCACCGCAGCGACTCGCTCGAGTACGAAGTCGATAAGCTGCGCCGAATCAATGCTGCACTGATTAACCGCGTCGAACGCGCAACCGACCTTCAAGGCAACGCCTTCTCTCTGTTCGAGACTGCGATCGCACTCGAGACCAAGGTCCGGGAGCGCACTAACGAGCTCGAACGGATATTGGGCGAACTGGCGGCCGCGAGTGCGTCGGCTCTCCAGGCGAAGTCAGTTGCTGAAGACGCGCAGCAGCGCTTGCGCGACGCCATAGATACGATCAATGAGGGGTTCGCACTGTTCGATCAGGATGATCGGCTCGCTTTGTTCAATCAAACTTATCTAGGTCTTTGGCCGAGTATCGCCGAGCGAATTCACGTTGGCATGGGCTTTGCCGAGATAGCCCATATGATCGTCGAGGATGGCACAACTTTGGGCGTGATGATTGCTCCTGACAGGTGGGTCTCGGAACGATCGCGCCAACATGCTGTCGCTGTCGGTGGGCATGTGCATGCTCTGGCCGACGGTCGATGGATCCAGATCAACGAGCGCCGAACGAGCGATGGAGGCATTGTCTGTCTCTACACTGACATCACGGAGGTAAAGGCCGAGGACGCCCGCCAACGTGCCCAAGAACTGGCCGAGAAGTCGATGCTGCTTCAGGCAGCGCTCGACAACATCCCACAAGCTGTATGCGTCTTCGGTCCAAACGGCGATCTCGTTGCTTGGAACGGATCGCTGCGCGCACTTTTCGAGCTTCCCGCGGACGTGGAGGACAGCATTGCGACGCATCGTCGCTTCCTCAGATTCTGGAGCACCCGGAAGGCAGAGATCGGCGATACGGACTGTGTCCGGTGGTTGCGCGAAGGCGAAAGCGAATGCATCGCTCAGCGATCCTGGGCTGACGGTCGTAGCTTGGAGATTCGCCGCGCCAGAATGCCTGATGGCGGTCTCATGATCACTTTCAGCGACATCAGCGCAAGCCGCCGCGCCGCAGCAGTTTTACAAGAGGCCAACGATACGCTGGAGAGGCGAGTGACAGAGCGAACGGCCGAAATGGCGGCCGTCAATTCCAAACTTCAGCGTGAGATCACCGAACGTTTGAATATCGAAGGAGCGCTGCGCGAGGCAAAAGGACTGGCAGAACAGGCGAATCTGTCCAAAACTCGTTTTCTTGCGGCCGCTAGTCATGATCTCTTGCAGCCACTCAACGCAGCGCGCCTTTTCGTCTCCGCCCTGGAAGATCGCAAGCTGGCGCCGGCATCACGCTCCCTGGTCGGCCAGACCAGTTCCGCGCTAGAATCCGTTGAATACCTTCTTGAGGCGCTTATGGAGATTTCAAAGCTCGATGCGGGGGCCGTGGTCCCTGAACTACGAGAGTTTCCAGTCGGTGATCTTTTGCGAAACATCAAGGCGGAGTTTCTTCCCGTAGCGCGTGCAGAAGGCCTGGAACTGCGTGTTTCTGACTGCGGAACCTGGGTACGATCGGACGCACGGTTGCTCAGGCGCGTGCTCCAGAACTTTGTTTCGAATGCCATAAAATATACCAAGACCGGGTCAGTAAGTGTTGACTGGACCATCCGCGGCAATGTGATCCGATTGTCGGTAACGGACACTGGACCGGGAATCCCCGCAGAACATCACGCGGCTGTTTTCCAGGAATTCTTCAGATTGGAAGATGGAGAAGCGCACAGGGGGATGGGCCTCGGTCTCGCGATCGTGCATCGGGCAAGCCGTATGCTGGACCACCCGGTCCATCTCGAATCCAAGTTGGGCGTGGGATCAACATTTTGA
- a CDS encoding response regulator — protein sequence MTALLSGWGCEVVTARGADDAVSHIRSHDAILPHIILADYHLDCDALGDDAVRLFRTEANAQIPAIIITADRSPELRQHLTRNGFHVLTKPLKPAPLRALLSRTVEDLHLP from the coding sequence ATGACGGCCTTGCTCTCAGGCTGGGGCTGCGAAGTGGTTACGGCCCGTGGTGCCGATGACGCTGTCTCGCATATTAGGTCGCACGACGCGATCCTCCCGCACATCATTCTTGCCGACTATCATCTCGATTGCGATGCGCTTGGAGACGACGCAGTTCGTCTGTTCCGTACCGAAGCGAACGCTCAAATTCCGGCAATCATCATAACCGCTGACCGGTCTCCCGAACTACGGCAGCATCTTACGCGCAACGGCTTCCACGTCCTCACAAAGCCACTTAAACCAGCACCTCTTCGAGCCCTGCTGAGCAGGACGGTCGAAGATCTTCACCTGCCCTAA
- a CDS encoding response regulator transcription factor translates to MELERILIADDHSLVRDGLRTVISGAFDSFELFEAASLEEVVAVIEREGSLDLVLLDLHMPGMNGMAGLERLRASYPTVPVAIVSASQEYGVARNALAAGASGFIPKSLRRSAIVDAIRRISAGEIFFPEDWSDAGTPAGPAEVDIMQRIDTLTPQQKVVLGFVVAGKLNKQIAFELDVSITTVKAHVSAILNKLNVYSRTQAVLLATRVHFEDVSSRPQKDQH, encoded by the coding sequence ATGGAGTTGGAACGCATCCTGATCGCGGACGATCACTCGCTTGTCCGGGATGGGCTTCGTACAGTCATATCCGGTGCTTTTGACAGCTTCGAGCTCTTCGAGGCTGCTAGCCTCGAAGAGGTTGTGGCGGTTATTGAACGCGAGGGCAGTCTTGATTTGGTGCTGCTCGACCTTCACATGCCTGGCATGAATGGCATGGCCGGTCTCGAACGATTGCGCGCAAGCTATCCCACAGTGCCGGTGGCGATCGTATCAGCATCACAGGAATATGGCGTTGCGCGGAATGCGCTGGCAGCCGGGGCTTCGGGCTTCATTCCAAAATCGTTACGCCGCAGTGCAATCGTTGACGCCATACGAAGAATTTCCGCAGGCGAGATTTTTTTCCCCGAAGACTGGAGTGATGCTGGCACGCCGGCCGGACCGGCAGAAGTCGATATCATGCAGCGTATCGACACTTTGACGCCCCAACAGAAGGTTGTTCTAGGCTTTGTTGTAGCCGGCAAGCTAAACAAGCAAATAGCATTCGAGCTTGATGTGTCTATCACAACCGTAAAGGCACACGTGTCAGCAATATTAAACAAGCTCAACGTATATAGCCGAACACAGGCTGTGTTACTGGCAACTCGCGTTCATTTTGAGGACGTTTCTTCTCGTCCCCAAAAAGACCAGCATTAG
- a CDS encoding methanol/ethanol family PQQ-dependent dehydrogenase yields the protein MKTIINSATFLLSLSALVASPLLAAQEGPTDADIANDASSTADVLTNGLGLQAQRFSPLTAIDASNVKSLVPAFSASLGGEKQRGQEAQPLVYDGTIYVTGSYSRLFAFDARTGEEKWEYTARLPDGIMPCCDVVNRGAAIYGDKIIFGTLDARLVALNRKTGKVIWNKKIADYAAGFSFTAAPMIVKGKVITGNSGGEFGIVGAIEARDVNTGELIWSRPTIEGNMGTLNGKDNGITGTVNASWPGDTWKTGGGATWLGGTYDPETNLIYMGTGNPAPWNSHLRPGDNLYTSSTLALDPDTGVIKWHYQTTPHDGWDFDGVNELIPFNAKWKGKDMKLGAKADRNGFFFVLDRTNGKFLSATPFVSKITWATGYNSKGRPIYVDANRPGPPTAEKGTSVFSAPAFLGAKNWMPMAYSQQTGFFYVPANEWGMDIWNEPVAYKKGAAYMGAGFTIKPLYPDYIGALRAVDPATGKIVWEYKNKAPLWGGVLTTAGNLVFTGTPEGYLKAFDAKTGKELWKFNTGSGVVGSPITWEQDGEQFVAVMSGWGGAVPLWGGEVAKAVQHINQGGSLWVFKLPKN from the coding sequence ATGAAAACGATCATAAATAGCGCAACGTTCCTCTTGAGCCTGAGCGCTCTCGTCGCAAGTCCGCTACTGGCAGCGCAGGAAGGTCCGACTGACGCAGATATTGCGAACGATGCCAGCTCGACTGCGGATGTTCTCACAAATGGCTTGGGACTTCAAGCCCAACGCTTCAGTCCGCTAACCGCCATAGACGCATCTAATGTCAAAAGTCTAGTTCCGGCGTTCTCCGCTTCGCTTGGAGGCGAAAAACAGCGTGGTCAAGAGGCACAGCCTCTCGTTTATGACGGCACAATCTACGTGACCGGAAGCTATTCGCGGCTATTTGCGTTCGATGCGCGGACCGGCGAGGAAAAGTGGGAATATACTGCGCGTTTGCCCGACGGAATCATGCCATGCTGCGACGTCGTTAATCGGGGAGCCGCAATCTATGGCGACAAGATTATTTTCGGCACTTTGGACGCGCGATTGGTCGCTTTGAACCGCAAGACTGGTAAAGTGATCTGGAACAAGAAGATTGCCGACTACGCGGCGGGATTTAGCTTCACGGCCGCCCCGATGATCGTCAAGGGCAAGGTCATTACCGGCAATTCCGGCGGCGAGTTTGGCATTGTCGGCGCAATAGAAGCACGCGATGTCAACACGGGAGAGTTGATCTGGTCGCGTCCTACGATCGAGGGGAACATGGGCACCCTCAACGGGAAGGACAATGGCATTACCGGCACGGTCAATGCATCTTGGCCTGGCGATACGTGGAAGACAGGCGGCGGCGCCACTTGGCTGGGCGGCACATACGATCCGGAAACCAATCTCATTTACATGGGAACCGGCAATCCCGCGCCTTGGAACAGCCATCTCCGTCCAGGCGACAATCTGTACACATCATCAACACTAGCTCTGGATCCAGATACCGGGGTGATCAAATGGCATTATCAAACAACGCCACATGACGGCTGGGATTTTGACGGCGTCAATGAACTTATCCCCTTTAACGCGAAATGGAAGGGGAAGGACATGAAGCTTGGCGCCAAGGCGGATCGCAACGGGTTCTTTTTCGTTCTGGACCGGACCAACGGTAAGTTTCTCTCCGCGACGCCTTTTGTCTCTAAGATTACTTGGGCCACAGGCTATAATAGCAAGGGGCGTCCAATTTATGTTGACGCCAATCGGCCTGGTCCCCCCACGGCCGAAAAGGGAACATCGGTTTTTTCGGCACCCGCATTCCTCGGCGCGAAAAACTGGATGCCGATGGCATATAGCCAGCAGACAGGTTTCTTCTATGTGCCCGCAAATGAATGGGGCATGGATATCTGGAACGAACCGGTGGCATACAAGAAGGGTGCCGCCTATATGGGCGCGGGTTTCACCATCAAGCCACTTTATCCAGACTATATCGGTGCCTTGCGCGCAGTCGACCCGGCTACGGGCAAGATAGTCTGGGAGTATAAGAACAAGGCGCCGCTATGGGGCGGCGTGCTTACAACCGCTGGCAACCTGGTTTTCACTGGCACACCCGAGGGCTATCTCAAAGCATTCGATGCGAAGACGGGTAAGGAACTCTGGAAGTTCAACACCGGATCTGGTGTCGTGGGATCGCCTATCACCTGGGAGCAGGACGGGGAACAATTTGTTGCCGTGATGTCGGGCTGGGGCGGCGCTGTTCCGCTGTGGGGCGGCGAAGTCGCGAAGGCCGTTCAACATATTAATCAAGGTGGATCATTGTGGGTATTCAAGCTCCCCAAGAACTGA
- a CDS encoding substrate-binding periplasmic protein — protein MVEYCSAVLSRLVGIDVDLARACASELGVSVEFMELLAGEDVDEDLRNAVWRGPLIGGQPADVMMHVPYDRTFALRNDRVVIVAPYYRERFAMICDRNAVDCEMPPPQFKGQRLAAELDSIPDFYLSGSFGGVLRNDVAHLPSGAAAIEAVRSRQAVAAMATKAQVEHALFLGGDTMVERNGALPALTSPGWDVGLAVKDDSRDLGDRLEAILALLQSSGVLATIFARYGVKAAAPLAG, from the coding sequence GTGGTCGAATATTGCTCCGCCGTTCTCAGTCGCCTTGTCGGCATCGATGTCGATCTCGCTCGAGCCTGCGCGTCTGAACTGGGCGTCTCGGTGGAATTCATGGAGCTCCTGGCTGGCGAAGACGTCGACGAAGATCTGCGCAACGCGGTTTGGCGCGGACCGCTGATCGGAGGCCAACCGGCAGATGTCATGATGCATGTTCCCTATGATCGGACATTTGCCCTGCGAAACGATCGCGTCGTGATCGTGGCACCCTATTATCGCGAACGGTTCGCTATGATCTGCGACCGAAACGCCGTGGATTGTGAAATGCCGCCGCCCCAGTTCAAAGGCCAGCGTTTGGCGGCCGAGCTCGATAGCATCCCCGATTTTTACCTTTCGGGGTCCTTTGGCGGAGTGTTACGCAATGATGTCGCACATCTCCCAAGCGGCGCCGCCGCGATCGAAGCTGTGCGCAGTCGCCAAGCCGTTGCCGCGATGGCTACAAAGGCGCAGGTCGAGCACGCACTTTTCTTGGGCGGAGACACTATGGTCGAGCGTAATGGCGCGCTTCCTGCACTCACTTCGCCGGGTTGGGATGTCGGGCTGGCTGTCAAGGACGACAGCAGGGATTTAGGTGATCGCCTCGAAGCGATCCTGGCGCTGCTGCAAAGCAGCGGGGTACTTGCCACAATCTTTGCGCGCTATGGGGTCAAAGCAGCCGCGCCACTCGCAGGATAA
- the istA gene encoding IS21 family transposase gives MELYLQVRLACADGMSQRAAAKRFNVSRETVRKMLSFSSPPGYRRQSVPQRPKLDGFVAIIDGWLEGDRSVPRKQRHTAKRVFDRLRTEHGFTGGYTIIKDYIREREQRSREMFVPLAHPAGDAQADFGEALVEIGGVEQKAYFFALDLPHSDACYVRAYPAAVAEAWVDGHVHAFAFFGAVPRSIVYDNDRCLVTKILPDGTRQRATLFSAFLSHYVIRDRYARPGKGNEKGNVEGLVGYCRRNFMVPIPKFPTWEAFNLWLEEQCRKRQQDKVRGQSETIGERLQRDLAAMQPLPATPFEACDQKGGRVSSQSLVRYRTNDYSVPVAWGHQEVWIRAYVDEVVIGCRSEVIARHPRCYAREEVVFDPLHYLPLIEQKINAFDQAAPLQGWDLPEAFTTLQRLMEGRMHKHGRREYVQVLRLLETFTLADLQAAVEQAIDLGAIGFDAVKHLVLCRIERVPPRLDLDVYPFLPRTTVEKTFARAYLSLLSDRQEAA, from the coding sequence GTGGAACTTTATCTTCAGGTCCGTCTGGCTTGCGCGGATGGCATGAGCCAACGGGCGGCGGCGAAGCGTTTCAATGTGTCGCGCGAAACGGTACGCAAGATGCTGTCGTTTTCATCGCCGCCGGGTTACCGGCGCCAGTCCGTACCGCAGCGCCCGAAGCTGGACGGGTTTGTGGCGATCATTGATGGATGGCTTGAGGGTGACCGCAGTGTCCCGCGCAAGCAACGCCATACGGCGAAGCGGGTATTCGACCGTTTGCGCACCGAGCATGGTTTCACCGGCGGCTATACGATCATCAAGGATTACATCCGGGAGCGCGAACAGCGCAGCCGGGAGATGTTCGTGCCGCTGGCGCACCCTGCGGGAGATGCGCAGGCCGATTTCGGGGAAGCGCTGGTGGAGATCGGCGGGGTGGAGCAGAAGGCCTACTTCTTCGCGCTCGATCTGCCGCACAGTGATGCCTGCTATGTGCGGGCCTATCCGGCGGCGGTGGCGGAGGCCTGGGTGGACGGACACGTGCATGCCTTCGCGTTTTTCGGCGCGGTACCGCGCTCGATCGTCTATGACAACGATCGCTGCCTTGTGACGAAGATCCTGCCCGACGGCACGCGGCAGCGTGCCACGCTGTTCAGCGCTTTCCTGTCACATTACGTGATCCGCGACCGCTATGCTCGCCCGGGCAAGGGGAACGAGAAAGGCAATGTGGAGGGGCTGGTAGGCTATTGCCGGCGCAACTTCATGGTGCCGATCCCGAAGTTCCCGACCTGGGAGGCGTTCAACCTGTGGCTGGAGGAGCAATGCCGCAAGCGCCAGCAGGACAAGGTGCGCGGGCAGAGCGAGACGATCGGTGAGCGGCTGCAGCGCGATCTCGCGGCCATGCAGCCTCTGCCCGCTACACCCTTCGAGGCCTGCGATCAGAAAGGCGGGCGGGTCTCCTCGCAATCCCTGGTGCGCTACAGGACCAACGATTATTCGGTTCCGGTGGCCTGGGGCCATCAGGAGGTCTGGATCAGGGCCTATGTCGATGAGGTGGTGATCGGCTGCCGCAGCGAAGTCATCGCCCGTCATCCTCGTTGCTATGCCCGCGAGGAGGTTGTCTTCGACCCGCTCCATTATCTCCCGCTGATCGAGCAGAAGATCAACGCATTCGACCAGGCTGCGCCTTTGCAGGGCTGGGACCTGCCCGAAGCGTTCACGACACTGCAGCGGTTGATGGAAGGGCGCATGCACAAACATGGCAGGCGCGAATATGTGCAGGTACTGCGCCTGCTGGAAACGTTCACCCTCGCCGATCTCCAGGCGGCGGTCGAACAGGCCATCGATCTTGGCGCCATCGGCTTCGATGCCGTCAAGCACCTCGTCCTGTGCCGGATCGAACGCGTACCGCCCAGGCTGGACCTGGACGTCTATCCCTTCCTGCCACGCACCACGGTCGAGAAGACCTTTGCCAGAGCCTATCTGAGCCTGCTCTCCGACCGGCAGGAGGCCGCATGA
- the istB gene encoding IS21-like element ISSsp5 family helper ATPase IstB, translated as MSDQAPEILLAHHLKALKLPTCLREHHNLSRQCAAEGVDHIRFLARLVEMEMIDRERRMVERRIKAARFPAVKSLDSFDFAAIPRLNKMQVLEMARCEWIERRENAIALGPSGTGKTHVALGLGLAACQKGLSVGFTTAAALVSEMMEARDERRLLRFQKQMAGYKLLIIDELGFVPLSKTGAELLFELISQRYERGSTFITSNLPFDEWTETFGSERLTGALLDRLTHHVSILEMNGESYRLAHSRARKAKTRP; from the coding sequence ATGAGCGATCAGGCCCCGGAGATCCTTCTCGCTCACCATCTCAAGGCGCTCAAGCTGCCTACGTGCCTGCGTGAGCATCACAATCTCTCGCGGCAATGTGCCGCTGAAGGCGTCGATCATATCCGCTTCCTCGCCCGCCTCGTCGAGATGGAAATGATCGACAGGGAGCGTCGCATGGTCGAGCGGCGCATCAAGGCCGCGCGCTTCCCCGCCGTCAAAAGCCTCGACAGCTTCGACTTCGCCGCCATCCCCAGGCTCAACAAGATGCAGGTGCTCGAGATGGCGCGCTGCGAGTGGATCGAGCGGCGTGAGAACGCCATCGCTCTGGGGCCATCAGGCACCGGAAAGACGCACGTAGCGTTGGGGCTCGGACTGGCAGCATGCCAGAAAGGACTGTCGGTGGGCTTCACCACCGCGGCAGCGCTGGTCAGCGAAATGATGGAGGCCCGCGACGAGCGCCGTCTTCTGCGCTTCCAGAAGCAGATGGCCGGATACAAGCTGCTCATCATCGACGAACTGGGCTTTGTGCCGCTCTCCAAGACCGGCGCCGAACTGTTGTTCGAGCTGATCTCCCAGCGTTACGAACGCGGCTCCACCTTCATCACCAGCAACCTGCCCTTCGACGAATGGACCGAAACCTTCGGATCTGAGCGTCTCACAGGCGCGCTCCTCGATCGCCTGACCCATCACGTCAGCATCCTCGAGATGAACGGCGAAAGCTATCGCCTCGCGCACAGCCGGGCCCGCAAGGCCAAAACCAGACCCTGA